The Sporosarcina luteola genome contains a region encoding:
- the safA gene encoding LysM peptidoglycan-binding domain-containing protein, whose protein sequence is MDVHIVVKGDTLWKIARQYGISFDELKRVNAHLANPDYIVPGMKIFLPKKKADHMPSQKGKDKMPEKVAPQTQGKPSPIPLPKEKNQFEMPKPPSVPMQPIPSAPVQKPPAAMTPPAEQPVQPLPSVPPLPPMPAPVPVPPMQMPQFFQPMMPVPCGWMPIYDADCAPMAFPSFTQQLPAAPAMPQQLMPSQELPMPPARLGVKPPSIDMTEDLDEFDESPIYPGRGAGASPPYPITGWELMESPIMPEESPEQQVHCPPEQGYVPQMVSPEYQNPYGMMQPTPQPFPFGYPCPPMQQPMHHCGCGCHSQGFYGVAPSEMQPNYMMPMQVSPMQMQPAQMYPMQMNPMPMNQMQMNPMQMQPFNPMDNYGCGC, encoded by the coding sequence GTGGATGTCCATATTGTTGTAAAAGGGGATACGTTGTGGAAGATTGCACGCCAGTACGGTATCTCTTTTGATGAGTTGAAAAGGGTGAATGCCCATCTGGCAAATCCGGATTATATCGTTCCGGGCATGAAGATTTTCCTGCCGAAGAAGAAGGCGGACCATATGCCGAGTCAGAAGGGGAAAGACAAGATGCCGGAGAAAGTTGCGCCGCAAACACAGGGAAAACCGAGCCCAATCCCATTGCCGAAGGAAAAAAATCAATTTGAAATGCCGAAGCCGCCATCCGTGCCGATGCAACCTATTCCAAGTGCACCTGTTCAGAAGCCGCCTGCTGCGATGACACCGCCGGCTGAACAACCGGTTCAACCTTTGCCGTCTGTACCGCCCTTACCGCCGATGCCGGCTCCTGTCCCGGTACCGCCAATGCAGATGCCGCAATTTTTTCAACCGATGATGCCGGTGCCTTGCGGATGGATGCCTATTTACGACGCGGATTGTGCTCCGATGGCATTCCCGAGTTTTACACAACAACTACCTGCGGCCCCCGCTATGCCGCAACAGCTCATGCCGTCGCAAGAATTGCCGATGCCGCCTGCACGGCTCGGTGTGAAGCCGCCTTCAATTGACATGACCGAAGACCTTGATGAGTTCGATGAATCGCCGATTTATCCTGGTAGAGGTGCAGGAGCTTCTCCGCCATATCCAATTACAGGTTGGGAATTGATGGAGTCGCCAATTATGCCGGAAGAATCTCCGGAACAGCAGGTTCATTGCCCGCCTGAGCAAGGCTATGTACCTCAAATGGTATCACCTGAATATCAAAACCCCTATGGGATGATGCAACCGACTCCGCAGCCGTTCCCATTCGGTTATCCATGTCCGCCAATGCAACAACCAATGCATCACTGTGGTTGCGGTTGTCATTCGCAAGGATTCTACGGTGTGGCTCCAAGCGAGATGCAGCCGAATTACATGATGCCGATGCAAGTGAGCCCAATGCAAATGCAGCCGGCACAAATGTATCCGATGCAGATGAATCCGATGCCGATGAACCAGATGCAGATGAATCCGATGCAAATGCAACCATTTAACCCTATGGACAATTACGGGTGCGGTTGCTGA
- the pheA gene encoding prephenate dehydratase → MGEKKYKPTVAYLGPEASFTHVAATHLFGTDGLVPQPTIPDCIEAVTDGYVAYAIVPLENALEGSVPMTIDYLFHGSDLFINAEISIPIEQHLMVNEKWKDSLEQLESVRSHPHALAQCHKYLQYHYRRTPLIQTTSTAAAAKYISENPDLCIAAIGNSLAAEKYGLHIAEENIHDFHFNHTRFVILSLRKGQLEKNDHSELPKTTFMVKLPEDDRSGVLHQVLSVFAWRKLNLSKIESRPMKTGLGNYFFIIDVMESEEHPMMRGALEELAALNVTVRSFGTYFSYEQRPSR, encoded by the coding sequence ATGGGCGAAAAAAAATACAAGCCTACGGTCGCCTATTTGGGGCCGGAAGCATCATTTACTCATGTTGCGGCAACTCATCTTTTTGGTACTGATGGTCTTGTACCACAACCGACAATACCTGATTGTATTGAAGCCGTTACAGATGGCTATGTCGCATATGCAATTGTGCCGCTTGAAAATGCATTGGAAGGCTCCGTGCCGATGACAATCGATTATTTGTTCCACGGAAGTGACCTGTTCATCAACGCGGAAATTTCAATACCGATTGAACAGCATCTGATGGTGAATGAAAAATGGAAGGATTCATTGGAACAGCTTGAATCAGTCCGTTCCCATCCACATGCACTTGCACAGTGCCATAAATATCTGCAATACCATTACCGCCGTACGCCATTGATTCAGACAACATCGACTGCGGCGGCAGCAAAGTATATCTCCGAAAATCCGGATCTATGCATTGCCGCAATTGGAAATAGTTTGGCTGCTGAAAAATACGGCTTACATATCGCAGAAGAAAATATCCATGATTTTCATTTCAACCATACAAGGTTTGTTATCTTGTCATTACGGAAAGGGCAGTTGGAAAAGAACGACCATTCTGAATTGCCGAAAACGACTTTCATGGTCAAGTTGCCCGAGGACGACCGTTCAGGTGTGCTCCATCAAGTACTATCCGTTTTTGCATGGCGGAAGCTTAATTTAAGCAAAATTGAATCCAGGCCGATGAAAACCGGGTTGGGTAATTATTTTTTCATCATCGATGTAATGGAAAGTGAAGAGCATCCGATGATGAGAGGAGCGCTTGAAGAGCTTGCCGCACTCAACGTCACTGTACGATCTTTCGGCACGTATTTCAGTTATGAACAAAGACCTTCACGCTAA